A stretch of the Rosa rugosa chromosome 5, drRosRugo1.1, whole genome shotgun sequence genome encodes the following:
- the LOC133711700 gene encoding probable receptor-like protein kinase At1g11050, translating into MDITQIPCCQTLLSLFAIGLAQHLKATTFFLLPNIAASNSCLQNFQSKLTSLALPSDLVSYCFDPIQFVTSPNICAQIESSQDWVSKLNQTTALDSACKPDLTDLSSCDACVAAGLRIQQELITVDGNSSHSRDCWIFTVMYAAAGIINDSEPESEGTCVFGLSLLNNTLVDTAVDTPVNLPKKSYTALVTAVVSATGGLLTILLFLYFLWKKSLGKKRAYSENIRNFSAGNGKNDTELPVSSLRSILAATNNFSEANKLGEGGFGPVYKGILKENQEVAIKRLSKKSGQGYQEFMNELKLIAKLQHNNLVRLLGCCIEKEEMILIYEYMTNRSLDKFLFDPRENTKLDWGKRFQIIEEMNPKISDFGMAKIFEINQTEASTNRVVGTYGYMSPEYARYGHFSEKLDVFSFGVLLLEIVSGRKNSAFYHLEHPLTLAGWAWKLWKEGRGMEVIDASVRETCLPHEALRCIHVALLCVQEDPVDRPTMSSVIHMLANEATSLPLFKEPAFSTHSNYKAVCSSSPSSSIFSNNLVTISIPEGR; encoded by the exons ATGGACATCACCCAGATCCCATGTTGTCAAACCCTATTGTCTCTCTTTGCAATAGGCCTTGCTCAACACCTCAAGGCCACCACTTTTTTCCTACTCCCCAACATAGCAGCCTCAAATTCTTGCCTCCAAAACTTCCAGTCCAAGCTCACCTCTCTAGCACTCCCTTCCGATCTTGTCTCTTATTGTTTTGACCCTATACAATTTGTAACTAGCCCCAACATCTGCGCCCAAATTGAGTCTTCCCAAGATTGGGTCTCTAAGCTTAATCAGACCACTGCACTTGACTCTGCATGCAAGCCAGACCTCACTGATCTATCATCCTGTGATGCTTGCGTGGCGGCTGGCCTTAGAATTCAGCAAGAATTAATCACCGTTGATGGTAACAGTTCTCACTCTAGAGATTGTTGGATCTTCACAGTAATGTATGCAGCAGCTGGTATTATCAATGACTCTGAACCTGAAAGTGAGGGTACTTGTGTTTTCGGTTTATCTTTATTGAATAACACTCTTGTGGATACTGCTGTGGACACTCCTGTGAATTTGCCCAAAAAGAGCTATACAGCTCTTGTAACTGCAGTAGTCTCAGCAACAGGAGGGTTGCTTacgatattattatttttatactTCTTATGGAAGAAATCTTTGGGAAAGAAAAG GGCATATAGTGAGAATATTAGGAATTTTAGTGCTGGAAATGGGAAGAATGATACAGAACTACCGGTCTCAAGTTTAAGGAGTATATTAGCTGCTACAAACAACTTCTCTGAAGCTAATAAACTAGGAGAGGGAGGGTTTGGCCCTGTTTATAAG GGCATCTTAAAAGAAAATCAAGAGGTAGCCAtaaaaagactgtcaaagaagTCAGGGCAAGGATATCAGGAGTTCATGAATGAGTTAAAACTTATAGCAAAGCTCCAACATAACAATCTTGTTAGGCTCTTGGGTTGCTGTATTGAAAAGGAAGAGATGATATTAATCTACGAGTACATGACTAATCGAAGTTTGGACAAATTTTTGTTTG ATCCAAGGGAAAACACAAAGTTGGATTGGGGTAAACGCTTTCAAATTATAGAAG AAATGAACcccaaaatttcagattttggaaTGGCAAAGATTTTCGAGATAAATCAGACTGAAGCAAGTACCAACAGGGTTGTTGGGACATA CGGTTACATGTCACCTGAGTATGCACGCTATGGTCATTTTTCTGAGAAATTGGATGTATTTAGTTTTGGAGTGTTGTTGCTGGAGATTGTAAGTGGAAGGAAGAATTCCGCTTTCTATCATCTTGAACACCCACTAACTCTTGCTGGATGG GCATGGAAATTATGGAAAGAAGGTAGAGGAATGGAGGTGATTGATGCATCAGTGAGAGAAACATGTCTGCCTCATGAAGCTTTAAGGTGTATCCATGTAGCATTATTGTGTGTTCAAGAAGATCcagttgatcgaccaacaatgTCTTCTGTAATTCACATGTTGGCTAATGAAGCTACATCACTTCCACTATTCAAAGAACCTGCATTTTCAACACATAGTAATTATAAGGCTGTTTGCTCTTCTTCTCCATCATCTAGCATTTTTTCGAACAATCTGGTAACCATTAGCATCCCTGAAGGTCGATAG
- the LOC133708062 gene encoding uncharacterized protein LOC133708062, which yields MFSILKWKCSWSMISAVASIVGLVSLMLDSKVHLLFFPLVPSFEYFSQTHNSCVPINASTEAITDHFRGNLEPPIDLENHFPADLHKAVVFLGAPWKAEIGRWLAGCGSISNKVNIVELIGGSGCKNDCSGRGFCNCELGQCRCFHGYSASPWLYFVTILPQQIAGIVRNLVCIII from the exons ATGTTTTCTATTCTGAAATGGAAATGCTCATGGTCTATGATATCGGCGGTTGCTTCTATTGTGGGATTGGTTTCACTAATGTTGGATTCAAAAGTTCATCTCCTCTTCTTTCCATTAGTTCCTTCTTTCGAGTACTTTAGTCAAACTCATAACTCTTGTGTCCCAATCAATGCTTCCACTGAAGCAATTACGGATCATTTTAGGGGAAATTTAGAACCTCCTATTGACTTAGAAAATCATTTTCCAGCTGACTTGCACAAGGCAGTTGTATTTCTTGGAGCACCATGGAAGGCAGAGATTGGCCGGTGGCTTGCTGGTTGTGGCTCAATTTCTAATAAAGTCAACATTGTGGAG TTAATAGGTGGGAGTGGCTGCAAAAATGACTGCAGTGGTCGAGGTTTTTGTAATTGTGAATTGGGACAATGTCGGTGCTTTCATGGATATAGTG CTTCTCCTTGGTTATATTTTGTAACCATACTACCACAGCAGATAGCAGGCATAGTGAGAAACTTGGTTTGCATTATAATATGA